In the Kaistella sp. 97-N-M2 genome, one interval contains:
- a CDS encoding ABC transporter permease — translation MKQIRYLLKREFRLFLTNKTLISVFFLAPVFYALLIGFTYQSGKVENIPVIVVNHDNTPLSDQILEMLQDSKALKILSYINEPANLKDETIKTEAAAVIIIPERFEAMMLQKKYPEVNVYVNTSNVLTANFATKAIQQTLGTFSAGAEIKALQKKE, via the coding sequence ATGAAACAAATTAGATATTTATTAAAAAGGGAATTCCGCCTGTTCTTAACGAACAAAACTTTGATCTCGGTTTTCTTTTTAGCGCCGGTTTTCTATGCGTTATTGATCGGATTTACCTATCAATCCGGGAAAGTGGAAAACATTCCCGTGATCGTGGTGAATCACGACAACACGCCTTTATCCGACCAAATTTTGGAAATGTTGCAGGACAGCAAAGCCTTGAAAATATTAAGTTACATCAACGAACCGGCAAACCTGAAAGATGAAACTATCAAAACGGAAGCAGCCGCTGTGATCATCATTCCGGAACGATTCGAAGCCATGATGCTGCAGAAAAAATATCCGGAAGTGAATGTTTATGTGAACACTTCAAACGTCTTAACCGCGAATTTCGCAACGAAAGCCATTCAGCAAACTCTGGGAACTTTTTCGGCCGGTGCAGAAATAAAAGCCTTGCAAAAAAAGGAATGA
- a CDS encoding Crp/Fnr family transcriptional regulator, whose amino-acid sequence MKLLDQISKYIKVDAVTEEFFHTETQSKTFAKGELLSHQNTYNRNVYYMEYGLARTYYFEKGKDITTNFYSEGKSFGSIDTIFANVPSIYNIETLEESTITFCDYKKLEELCSVSLTSANFSRFLLGNLMTQMSKRVNSLQHMTAKEIYAQLLEENPNIILRAPLGMIASYLGISQETLSRIRSDI is encoded by the coding sequence GTGAAACTTCTTGACCAAATTTCAAAATATATAAAAGTAGATGCGGTTACGGAAGAATTTTTCCATACCGAAACGCAGTCCAAAACCTTCGCAAAAGGCGAATTATTAAGCCATCAAAATACCTATAACCGAAATGTTTATTACATGGAATACGGTTTAGCACGGACTTATTATTTCGAAAAAGGAAAAGACATTACCACCAATTTTTATTCGGAAGGAAAATCATTTGGCAGCATCGACACTATCTTTGCGAATGTTCCTTCCATTTATAATATTGAAACTTTAGAGGAAAGCACCATCACTTTTTGTGATTATAAAAAACTCGAAGAATTGTGTTCCGTTTCCCTGACCTCCGCAAATTTCAGTCGGTTCCTTTTGGGGAATTTAATGACGCAAATGTCCAAGCGGGTCAACTCTCTGCAACACATGACCGCGAAAGAAATATACGCCCAACTTTTAGAAGAAAATCCAAATATTATTCTGCGTGCTCCTCTTGGAATGATCGCATCTTATTTGGGTATTTCTCAGGAGACCCTGAGCCGGATTAGAAGTGATATCTAA
- a CDS encoding DUF1398 domain-containing protein, which yields MKYTLEQIRHAEKKSGNEFVVLIQYLKLLGVARFITYVTDGHTDYFDDENESVSSAATNNLLLSDNTHAESFIQRLKLHQNGETDFPTFREDCAKNGIDRWTVDVTKMTCTYLDQKGNKILVEEIPDISL from the coding sequence ATGAAATATACTTTGGAACAAATTCGTCATGCTGAAAAAAAGAGCGGAAATGAATTTGTGGTGTTAATTCAATATTTAAAATTACTGGGAGTGGCGCGTTTCATTACGTATGTTACAGACGGTCACACCGATTATTTTGATGATGAAAACGAAAGTGTTTCCAGTGCGGCGACAAATAATCTCCTTCTTTCGGATAACACCCATGCAGAAAGTTTTATTCAACGTTTAAAGTTGCATCAAAACGGGGAAACCGATTTTCCCACCTTTCGGGAAGACTGCGCGAAAAATGGAATCGACCGCTGGACGGTCGATGTAACCAAAATGACCTGCACTTACTTGGATCAGAAAGGAAATAAAATTCTGGTGGAAGAAATTCCCGATATTTCTCTTTGA
- a CDS encoding VOC family protein has translation MATVNVYLTFDGTCEAAFNFYKSVFGGEFPMVGRFGDMPPQEGMPPLTEEAKDRIMHITLPISAETVLMGSDTMSGTQNHMAGNNFSLSVNTDSREEAERIFTGLSADGQITMPLSDTFWGAYFGMLTDKFGIKWMVNYDDPAKVQAH, from the coding sequence ATGGCAACAGTTAACGTGTATTTAACTTTCGACGGAACCTGCGAAGCAGCTTTCAATTTTTACAAATCGGTTTTCGGCGGCGAGTTTCCCATGGTTGGAAGGTTCGGCGATATGCCACCGCAAGAAGGGATGCCCCCTCTAACGGAAGAGGCGAAAGATCGAATTATGCACATCACGCTCCCGATTTCCGCGGAAACAGTTCTAATGGGAAGCGACACGATGTCGGGAACACAAAACCACATGGCAGGCAACAATTTTTCGCTCTCCGTTAACACCGATTCCAGAGAAGAGGCAGAACGTATTTTCACCGGACTTTCGGCAGACGGACAAATAACAATGCCGCTCAGCGACACTTTTTGGGGTGCATATTTCGGAATGTTGACCGATAAATTTGGCATTAAGTGGATGGTGAATTATGATGATCCCGCAAAAGTTCAGGCGCACTAA
- a CDS encoding HlyD family secretion protein produces MKNTVLTSLAFASVLALSGCKESKPEREIVGKTKKEIVSFAPKLTGRILTIKVEEGQTVKVGDTLAILDVPEVSAKIAQAKGATSAARAQVQMAKNGATNDQLRQLKAKQKGLQEQFQYAQKSFNRAKNMYHDSLLSPQNYDEYFAKYQGAKAQLDAVNAELHDLQSGTRYEKIEMAQGQANQAAGALQEANIANSEKYIIATNDMEIETIALNKGELATAGYPLFTGYIPETSYFRFTIPESKISKYQKGMTVKMLVNYNKKEFTGKIVAIKQLAKYADITTAFPDYEPEEAIYEIKVVPENQKAAKDILVNSNVTLK; encoded by the coding sequence ATGAAAAATACTGTATTAACTTCTTTGGCTTTCGCAAGTGTTCTCGCACTTTCGGGCTGTAAAGAATCAAAACCTGAAAGAGAAATTGTGGGCAAAACAAAAAAGGAAATTGTTTCCTTCGCGCCAAAATTAACCGGAAGAATTCTCACCATTAAAGTCGAAGAAGGACAAACTGTGAAAGTTGGCGATACGCTTGCGATTTTAGATGTTCCGGAAGTTTCTGCGAAAATTGCGCAGGCAAAAGGTGCAACTTCTGCAGCCAGAGCACAAGTTCAAATGGCGAAAAATGGCGCAACCAACGATCAACTTCGTCAGTTAAAAGCAAAACAAAAAGGTTTACAAGAGCAGTTTCAATATGCTCAAAAATCTTTTAACAGAGCAAAAAACATGTATCATGACAGTTTGCTTTCGCCCCAAAATTACGATGAGTATTTTGCAAAATATCAAGGTGCAAAAGCGCAGTTAGATGCGGTGAATGCTGAACTTCATGATCTACAATCAGGAACGCGATACGAAAAAATTGAAATGGCGCAAGGACAAGCAAATCAAGCAGCCGGCGCTTTACAGGAAGCAAATATTGCCAATTCTGAAAAATATATCATCGCTACCAATGACATGGAAATTGAAACCATCGCGTTGAACAAAGGAGAATTGGCGACGGCTGGTTATCCACTTTTCACCGGTTATATTCCGGAAACTTCTTATTTCCGATTTACGATTCCCGAAAGTAAAATTTCGAAATATCAAAAAGGTATGACCGTGAAAATGTTGGTGAACTACAACAAAAAAGAATTTACCGGAAAAATTGTCGCCATCAAACAATTGGCCAAATATGCAGATATAACGACCGCTTTCCCTGATTACGAACCGGAAGAAGCGATTTACGAAATCAAAGTAGTGCCGGAAAATCAGAAGGCAGCTAAAGATATTTTGGTGAATTCTAATGTGACTTTAAAGTAA
- a CDS encoding ABC transporter permease: MNADLAKTQFEPLKANYITLFNTTSNYLIFMWPAMMAVVLQQVILLAMAVSFSEEFKRESFIKDFAGKEKYAVAVMAIKCLPIWVFANFNILFFYLCSLYFKIPVPDNVWNFFLITAVFVVAATNLGVLVSIVIPDALKATQYLMVIASPAFIISGFTWPTYAMPEFIKNFTAIIPLTPYLEALKIMVVQNGSAILTKKYLVHLLFLGWVYFIIGWIALKIKIHFLFKKYKIAQNIEKEVLAELISSEE; this comes from the coding sequence ATGAATGCCGATTTGGCGAAAACCCAGTTCGAACCTTTGAAAGCGAATTATATTACACTCTTCAACACGACCAGCAATTACCTGATTTTTATGTGGCCTGCAATGATGGCGGTGGTGTTACAACAGGTGATTTTATTGGCGATGGCTGTTTCATTTTCCGAGGAATTTAAAAGAGAATCCTTCATCAAAGATTTTGCAGGTAAGGAAAAATATGCAGTAGCCGTGATGGCGATAAAATGTCTGCCAATCTGGGTTTTTGCGAATTTCAATATTCTTTTCTTCTATCTGTGCAGTCTCTATTTCAAAATTCCCGTCCCGGATAACGTCTGGAATTTCTTTCTAATCACGGCAGTTTTTGTCGTCGCAGCAACGAATCTGGGCGTTTTGGTAAGTATCGTAATTCCGGATGCATTGAAAGCAACTCAGTACTTAATGGTCATCGCGTCACCTGCGTTTATCATCAGTGGATTTACGTGGCCGACTTACGCCATGCCGGAATTTATCAAAAATTTTACGGCAATTATTCCTTTAACGCCGTATTTAGAAGCGCTGAAAATTATGGTTGTTCAAAACGGATCTGCAATTCTGACGAAAAAATATTTGGTTCACTTGCTGTTTTTGGGTTGGGTTTATTTCATTATCGGCTGGATCGCTTTGAAAATTAAAATCCATTTTCTATTCAAAAAATATAAAATCGCACAAAATATTGAAAAAGAAGTGTTAGCAGAATTGATTTCTTCCGAGGAATAA
- a CDS encoding DUF1569 domain-containing protein translates to MEDVFNAREAQNYIDRINRLTPETSGKWGKMSVGQMLAHCNVTYEMVYEPQKHKAPGAIAKFILKAFVKSKVVGEKSYPKNSPTAPQFIIHDSKDFESEKNRLIGFIQKTQQLGREAFEGKESFSFRKLKAQEWNNMFAKHLNHHLEQFGV, encoded by the coding sequence ATGGAAGACGTTTTTAATGCCCGCGAAGCACAGAATTATATCGACAGAATAAACCGGTTGACTCCCGAAACATCCGGTAAGTGGGGTAAAATGAGTGTAGGCCAAATGCTGGCACACTGCAACGTTACCTACGAAATGGTTTACGAACCGCAAAAACACAAAGCGCCCGGCGCCATTGCAAAATTCATTTTAAAAGCTTTTGTCAAGTCCAAAGTTGTGGGCGAAAAATCCTATCCCAAAAATTCCCCCACGGCACCGCAATTTATCATCCATGACTCCAAAGATTTCGAGAGCGAAAAAAATCGCTTAATTGGTTTCATTCAAAAAACGCAGCAGTTGGGTCGCGAAGCTTTTGAGGGAAAGGAATCTTTCTCTTTCAGAAAGCTCAAAGCGCAGGAGTGGAATAATATGTTTGCGAAGCATTTAAATCATCATTTGGAACAATTTGGTGTTTAA